The genomic stretch GGTTTTATTACAGATGATACGGTCGCCATAGATGCGACCCATATCGAAGCTCGGGATCAAGCACCTGCAAAGCAAGAAAAGAGAAAAACAGAGCCGAAAAAGCGTGGACGAAAATCAAAAGTTGATCGTGAAGCTTGGCTGGAACAAAAACAACAAGAAGAGGAACAAAAGTCAATCTTCGAAAAAGAAATCGCTGCACAACTGGATGAACCATTCCATCTTCTTCGGGATCAAATGCCTCTTGACCCGAAATGGGGAGTCAAGAAGAATAGTGATGGGAAAAATATCTTCTGGTATGGCTATAAAGGTCATCTTGCAGTAGGAACTAAGAGTCAATATATCCTTGGAGCCATGCTCTCTTCTGGGAACTTGAATGATGGTAAAGCCGCGATTCCGCTCCTAAAAGGGGTTGCTTTGCAGTATCCAAATTCCCATTTCAAATATGCAGCCATGGATGCGGGTTATGATTATGAGCCCATATATAAGCAAGTTCGAGAAGCGAAGGCTCATGCCGTTATTGCTTATAACCGTCGGCGGGAACCCGAACTTGTCGGGTTTGATGAACACTTCGCCCCAACCTGTGTTAGAGAGCATTCTTATCGTTATGAAAGCTACGACTCGAAATATGAAACGCTCAAATACGTTCGACCTAAAGAATGTGAGAGCTGTCCATTAGCGCAAGATTCACTTTGTCAGAAGGTTTACAAGATGAAGATCACGATTGATCTTAGAAAGTATACAGCTCCGGCTCGAGGCTCGAAACTTTGGAAAGAAATCGCTAAAAAACGATCCGCAGTCGAAAGAGTGAATGCTTACCTAAAGGAATTCTTCCAGTTGAACAATGTGAGACATCGAACAGGTCAAAAAGCGAAAGCACATTTTAACTTGGTAACGCTGGTTTATAATTGCACAAAGTTAGTATGCGATCGTCTAAGTCGCCAATTACAAGAACTAACAGCATAATTTTAAAAAACGAAAATGCTCAAATTCGGTTAGTCTACGATTCTATAACTAAGCATTATGAAATTGATTCGATTAGCAAATCAAAAATTGGACATATAAAATAAAAAGGTATTATTAGTATTTCGATTCGATCGTCGACCTAGTAATGACGGTCTGTCTACAGAGCGACTTGATCTTTTTTCTAATGGGGGCACTGAGTGAAAGCCTGTACCTTACTGCATTGGTAAACTTGAAGTAATATTCAATAAAATCAAAAAGCCCTTAGCTTGATTCCTAATTTACCATTAATGAATCGAATGGTGATTGCATATAAATTTAATAAGTCATTAACTGCAGGCGGTGAATAGTTCATGAAACTTTGGGATCAAATGACAGAAAATGAGCGAAATGAAATTATTGCCGAGAAAATCCTTGGCTGGGTCAAAAAAGATAATCAATGGTATAAACCTTCTGTAAGCGAAGATGATCAGGGTCCTATGACCATGCTTTCCTTCTCCACTGATGACACATGCGCACTGATGCTATTAAAACAATTTGATACATATCAAGTAACCAAAATGTTTCCTACTAGATACCGTACCATCATTAATGCCAACAAAAACTTTTCTATTGCTCCGACGTTCGCAGAATCCATATGCAGAGCTGCACTTAAAGTATTTGATATTGAATCATAAATCCTTTTTAACCTAAGCTTCATTTACGAAATCCATTCTTTTTATCTTCCCACTTTTCAATTGTGGGCTCTCCAAGATATAAAGTTGAATGTCCGATTTTATGTGCTCATTTTTCTTGATGAAAAGTTTTACAAAATCCATATCGTGCGTAGAAAGTATTAACTGCTTACTCAATTTCCCTAACACATCGCAAATGGCAAATCTGTTGACATCATCCATGTTTTGAATGGGATCATCAATAGCGACAAAATCAAGTTTACTTAATTGTTGAGATTCATTTATAGCAAGAAAAATAGCAATAGCTAAAACGTTTAATTGTCCTGAGCTGAGTGTATGCTTAACATTTGAGAACATCGATTCGTTTTGCAATGGTATTAAAATATTTAATTCCCCATTTTCGCCTTCAAATTTAATAACATTGTTCGAAGGTAACGGGTTTAAGTACCTATAATATTTTTGAATAAGAGATTCTGAGGTGTTTAAAAAATCTTTTGCTTGCGTACCCAAAGCTCCACCGATTTGGTCGGTAAACAAATTTGTAGATTCTAAAACCCGTCTACAGTGCTGTAATTGCTGTTTTATTTTCTCTTTCTCTTCTTCAAATTTAACAATATCACTTGACACTTTCTCGTTAAATTGAAGTGTGCGCTTTAATTCAGATGCTCTTGACAACAACCTTATTTCCATCTCTATTTTAGCTTCTACATTTTCAAATGATGTTAAAATTTCACTGATGGGGTCTACAACTGCTTCATATTCATGAGGTATTTTTGATAATAGCACGAACAACTCGTCATATTCAGCTTGTTGAATCGTATTTATTGTTTGGAGACGTTTTATATACTCACTAATTCTAGATTGAGCACTCTGAATGTTTATTGCATACTAAAAGTGCCGAGTGTTGCAGCGTAAAAATGCTCAAGTAACGGCAAAGAAAAAAGACACTTGCCAGCACCCTATTATCCTCCTATCGTTAGGTTTGCGAGAACTGACGAAGGAGACTGGAAGGAATGCTGAAAATGCCTCAACAAGAGTATATCAAATTTCTACGTGAAGCAGAAGGACTATCGGTGAGCGATATCGCTAGGCAGGTGGGTGTTCATTGGAGAACAGCCAAGCGATATGCGGATCAGAGTGATTGGAACAAAAGACTTGGTAAACGCAAGAGCAGCAGCCCAGTGATGGGGCCGTACATGGAGATTGTGGATGCTTGGCTGGAAGAGGATCAATTGCTCCCGCGCAAACAAAGGCACACCGGCGTCCGAATCTTTCAACGCCTGCAAGCAGAGTATGCGTTTACTGGCGGTCAACGGACGGTCCTCTCTTACGTCCAACTGCAGAAGAGCAGAATGCAGTTAGAGCGTGCGAAGACATACGAGCGACTTGAACATCCACCAGGAGAAGCACAAGTGGACTTTACTACAATGCAAGTCAGTCGCGATCAGCAACTCGTGACCTACAAGCTCCTCGTTGTCTCCTTTCCATCCAGCAACACGGCGTTCGTCTACCCAACACCGGCGGAGAACCAGGAATGCTTCCTTGAAGGGATGAAGCAATGTTTTCAGCAGATGGGCGGCGTTCCGCGGCGCATTTGGTTCGACAATCTTTCGGCCGCTGTCGTCCACATTGAAAAGCATGGTGAGCGTCAGCTCACAGAGGGCTTCCAACGCTTTTGCGCGCACTACCGGATAGAGGCTGTATTTTGTAATCCGTATAGCGGTCACGAGAAAGGGCATGTGGAGAGCAAGTGCGGCTACGCCAAGCGCAACTGGGCGGTACCCATTCCACTTTACGAAGACCATGAGCAATTGGCCGCGTATTTCGCCGAGAAAGCCCGGCAGGACCGCGAGCGATTGCACTATGCCAAGGGTGTCCGCATCGCCGAACTATGGGAGGCTGACCGCGTACAACTGCTGACATTGCCAGAAGAAACCTACGAACCGTTCCGACTTGGCGCAGCGGTCGTAAACAAGTACGGCGAGATTCGATTTGAAGGCGCCACCATCCCGCTAGTTGGTCTCGTTTCGCCAGGTAGCGAAGTTCTGATCCAGACTTTCTGGGACCGACTCACGATCTTGACGACAGAGCATGAACGGGTGAGGGAGGTGCCGCGTCCATATACCGGCAGAACAGCCGAGGTGCCGTGGGCACAAGTCTTCGCTAACCTGCTCCGAAAGCCGCGCAGCGTGAGCCATTCGCAGTTCATTCGGATGCTGCCGGAGGTGGTACAGGTTTATGCCAGTGTTGCTGACCTTACCTCACGTAAGGAGCGGTTGCAAGCGCTAGCGCATTGGTGCGGCGTCTACTCGATCGCGCAGATCGCCGAGGTGCTGACGACAGCATCGAGCGAAGCTACAGTCACGCAATTAACGGCCGCACTTGGACTCGTGCAAGCAAACCGCGACATACCGGCAGCGTGGAGCGAAACGCTCTCTCCGCCAGGCGCCCAAGCAACGGTAACGCTACAGCAATATGATCGACTAATGGGAGTGAGCTGATGATGAAACCGGAACTGGCAGACCTATGCAAGCAGCTTCGTTTGGCCCACGTAGTCGATTATGTAACGCAGCAACAGGATGAGCAAACGCAAGCGTTTGTCGAACAATTGCTACTGGCGGAGCGCGAAGGACGACGACGAGCCCGGCTAGGGAAACTCGTGCAACAGGCTGGATTCCCGCATTTAAAAACCTTTGAGGGGTACGTTCGAGAGCACATTTCATTTCCCGTCGGTTGTACGCTTGAGACGTTGCTCGATATGAGGTGGCTGACGCAGCGTGAAAATTTGCTACTAATGGGGGCGGTTGGGACAGGTAAGACGCATATGGCAACTGCGCTCGGCGTAGAGGCATGTAGGAGAGGATATGGCGTTCAATTTTTTCGAGCTTCCGATTTAGTGTCATTGCTGCAAGAGAAGTTTGCGGCGGGCACGCTCAGCCGCTTTCGGGAGAAGCTGAAAAAGATGGATCTCATCATTTTGGATGAAGTGGGCTATGTTCCGTTTAGCCAAACGGGCTCAGAGTTGTTATTTAATGTGATTGCCGATTGCTACGAACAGCAGAGTGTGATCGTCACATCCAATCTAGAGTTCGGTCAATGGACATCGATTTTTGGAGACACGAAACTGACGTCCGCTTTGGTAGATCGCCTTGTGCATCACGCGCATATTCTTTCATACACGGGCGATAGCTTCCGGCTCAAGCAAGCGATGGAACGTATACCGCAGTGACAATTTCACTGGCAAGCGGTCTTGGCATTTTCCGCTGCATATTTAAGCATTTTTCACTTGCAAAAAACACTCTGAAGGCGTTTTCGCCGATTCACAATTGCGTCTTGAGAGAGATCACCTACATGCTGTGTTCCTAATTCATTAAGTTTTGTTATCAGCTTGTTTTTCAATTGGTTTACTTCTTTAATTATTGTTATTGTATCATCTAATTGTTTCAGCTCATTTTTAATCAAATCATTTTCCTTATTGATCTCTTCATGCGATTTGATATCAAATAAATCAACCTTAAAAAGAGAATTAGACTTAATAACCTCAAGCTGCTGTTGGGCATTTTCAATTAATAATTGCAATTCATTTTTTTCGCTTTTTGACTTATTCATCTCAATTTCTATTGCATGTTTTCTCGCTTCAAATCTATTTTTTTTGTCCATAAGTTTTGCAGCCGCAGAAGCATTTTCACTCACTAGCATCTGATACTTATTAATATTATGATTAATTTCAGTTTGTAGATGTTCACCATGATCCGCGGAACATACTGGACATTTTCCGTCGCTATTGTGTTTCACTACATATTCCTGAATGTTTGATAAATCGTTAAGTAATTTAGCTATGACACCGATTTCATCATCATTTAACAACACAAGAACGCTCGCGATTACACCATCCAATCGAGTCATCTTGTTAAGTAAGCGCTCATCTTTATTTTCAAGGGCAGTGAGTTCCCCAGCTCGCTGGGTAGTTTGTAGTAACGATTGATATTGTGCTTTGGAAGCGATAGCAAATACAAGGCTAGACAACTGATCTCGTTTTGGCTCTGCTGCGTTAGCAATATCAATAATTTGAGTGCTTTCTGAAAAACCAAACACTTTAAGTAAATCATTTTTTTCTTTGACTTGAACAGTTAAAGCAGTTGCTTCTTCCATTAATTCGGTTTTTTGGGTCAGATTATTATGTAGCGATTTTACTCGGGAGTTTAATTGTTTAAGTTTTTCAATATGTTCTTCTACTGATCGAATGTTGGCACGCTGCGCGTTAGCATTCTCTTTTGCACCTGAAATCGTTAAATATCCTTTTTTTTCAACATCTTTTAACACATGTTTTGCTTGATTAATTTGATGCTTTAGTGCGATCTTTTCTTGCTCAATTGTAGGTAATACTTTCTCAAGTGTTTGTACATCCGGTATTTGCTGAATAACATTTTGGATTTCTATGAGCAACTCCGACTCAATTGGGATAAGATCTTTTGAACGTAGCTGTATACTCTCAAAGTTTCGCTGTTCCTTATCTTCTAGTTTACTTTTAGAATTTTTAACTTCATTTTGAATTTCCTTAAAATTTTCATACATATAGAGGACATTCTTAAGCCCCATAATATCAGCTAGCGAATTGAATCGTTCTTTTGGATCATCTTTAGAAATAAAATCCGTAACTTGATCTTGTGAGAGAATATGAGATTGTTTAATTAAATTACCGAAGAGATCGGAGTTTGTCGCCCCCGCATACGTATGTTTTAAAAAAACATCTACATTTTCTTTGCCTCGTATTACATTCCCATCGTTTGTATTAATTTTAATAGTTTCTCTTCTATATTCACGGTTCACTATCTTAAAACTTCGAGATAAAACATTGCCTCCAAACACAATTTCTACACAACATTCAGCATTCTCAAAATCACAGTTATGGTTTATAACGCTTTTCCGTTCAAAAGTTTTATCATATCGACTAATATCACCAGTTAAACACCATTCAATAGCATCAAAAAACGAACTTTTTCCAAAGCCGTTTGAACCATATAATATAGTTATTGTTTTATTTAAAACGAATTCATGTTCCCCTAAATAGTTTCTAAAATTTTTAATTTTCACTGTATCAATGTTCATACGTTTTTCCCTCATTAGTTAAGATTAATTCTACAACATCTTTTATGCTTTGCCTATTTAGACTCGTCGTATGACCATCAAGTCTTTTAACTTCCTCTAAAAGAGTACTAATGATGGCATCAGTCTCAGTTAAGCGAGTGGTTAGAAATACCGGGTTGTCCATTTTCTTTACTGGGATGTCATCCAAAAAGGGAACTCTGTTAAGGTCACTCTCCAGCCTTATGACATATTTACGTAATGAAGCGGAGCTCCGTTCAATAAAGAATGCAAGATCATCTTCAATATTATCCTGAGTTGAACATAGAATATAATATGAATTCCATATATTCGCACCTATCTCCATTAGTAATCTACGTATGATCTGACACTCATTTTCAACAGATTCAATGGACATACCATCGTCCCAATTTTGCAGAATTACATGAATTTGATTATTTGTATAACAGACTACACCTAATTGATTGAATTGGAAATGTTCAACTTGGGTAAACCCTGTTTGATTTATTGTTGTGTACACCTTCTCATACGTTTGCATTTTCCCCACCCTATTCTACTGTAGCCCAGTATTCTCTTAATGCTTGACGCATTGTATCTATATCTGGCTGAAAAAAAATTCCATCAAACTCTTCCTTCAATTTCCCGCCAGGAATAATTTCCAAGACGATATTTACTTTACTTATATCTTGAGTGCTACCTAATTCACTGACTTCAGGTTCGACTTCTTTAATTTCGTGTATTAATTTTTCGCTATTACGACCACGAAACTCACCTTGCAATACTGTTTTTAGTGGTTGATGAATCAATTCAAGTTGCTGCAGTGGTTCTGTGTGATTGAGAATGATATCTTCGATCTTTTTCACACCAACTTCCAACGTATCCATTCGACCTAAACTAAGAAATGATAAATGCCTCTTACTAATCTCTTTGACTAAAAAAGAAGAGTATTTCTTCGATATTTTAACCATGTCCTCATAAATAAATATCAAAAGTAAATTAGCACTAAATAACTCAATCAATCTATTATTTTGATCAACTTCATCTATAGATTTAAATATCATTGAATTTTCTTTCCCGTCAATATATCGATTAATCAACTGACGAATCGATCCCCCATTTTGAACCCAATCAAGAAGTGATTTTTTATAACTAAAAATATCAGCTTCAATGTCCGGATAGTGATCTATTGCTTGTAGCTGGTGACATAAAGAATCAAAAGCCTTTTCTATTGCTGTCACACTTCCATGCCTTCTAACTACTTGGTCTGCTCCATGCATTAAATTATCATGCATATTTTGTAGCAACCCGTCCATTTCCTCTTTTCTAATCACCAGTACCTGGTTATTTCCAACGCGAGCACATTTGTTCATCAATATTCCGATAAGAGAAAAAAAATGATCCTCTGACATTAGAAACTCTTTTTGAATACGTTTACTAAATTCAACAAGAAGATAATTTATATATCGTTGTATGCCTGGCAGATCTCCCTTTTTTTCTATACGAAATCGAGATAGAGCTTCCTTTATAGATTCACCGAGATCACTAACAGTATCAATTTTTTGTCCATCATTTGTATATATTTCTTCCGTCATGAATGATAGCAGACCATCATCATCCGCCAGTTCTATGCCGAAATTAACGTTACTATTGTAATGATTTAATTCGAAACCTCTGTCATTCTTTAAAATAATGTAACTTGTGATAAGCTCGAATTCAGTTTTGTAACTAGAAGGTGGAAAATGTTTTGCTTTAAAAAGCAATTTGTCAAGCCAGCTGTTATTGACTAGTATATCAACATTTTCAATAGTCTTTTTCTTTCTATCGATAAGCCCCGTTTCAGACACTTTCATATGAGTTTTCTGGCTTGATTTGACCTGGATAAATCGTATATGATTTTCTTTTCCGACGATAATATCATCATGAAGCTCAACAGCCACAAAATCCCACTTTCCATCAAGCATCTCAATGACATATTCCAAAGCAACTAAAAATTGATAATAAAAACCGGCAAGTGCTGTTCGACCACCGATTTCGTCTGGATTTAGATTTAGGAGTTCATCTATAAGGTCAAGGCTACGACCATCATTAATTTTCTCAATAAATTCATTATTTTGATGATCATCATCATGTTCCAATTGTGAAAGTATTGCTGTAACTTTTTCAATCATTCGTCCTTTTACCCCTTTTTCCAGTGATACACATCTTTTATCGGAGACACCAACTAGACTAACTCATTCGTTTGTTCAAACAACGAAGTGAAAATTAATGTTGTAGGCTGTTTCGATACGATCTCTTTATAAATGGATTCTATCGTACCATCAGTAAATTGATTCCATCTGCAGTTAATCTACCTCGTAGTGGCTGTATTCGATTAATTTTCGTCCATTGAATACGTACGCCATGCCTACTGTCATAGTTGGTCCCCCACTGCTGTTATAATTAATGCTTTGTATGAGAATTGAACTACTTGTTACCTGTTTGCGACTGTATATTATTCATTAGTATATATTATACCTTTGCACAAGACTCAATTTTGTCGAATCACGCTGTCGAATAATGTAATTTCTCTTCCAACTTGTCAAACTAGATATATTGCATTCTCAACACGATACTAAAATTTCTGAACCATAAGTAAAAAGAACCCCATATTAGAGATCCTTTTAGTACCCTATATTGGGCATACATGTTTCATTTTGATTGAATGGAGCTATTGAGAATCCAGCATTTTTTTGAACTCCTCTTCTGAAGTATCGCCTACGATCTCCCTTTGTGCCATTTCAACCTTATCGAGAAACAATAATGGATTTGTTACGTCATCGATCTCGTAATCTGCAATTAGATTGCGAAAGGTTGTTTGCAAAATAGGCGTAAGGATGCCTAGAATACCATAACTTAAACTGTATAATAGTTGGGGGATTTCTGTATTAGGGTCTCCAAGACCCAACTCCTTCTGAAGACATAAATGGTTTTCTACTGCGCGTAACACATCACAAAAATCTTGATCACACTCCTTAAATCTATAGAGTTCTTGTTTCGGAAAGCGTCGAAAATACTGGAAATCGATTTTCCTTAACTCTAAAGATTTTGGATTTCCAGCAAGTACAATTGCTATATCTCCAATATTAGACACATGTTTTATTGCCTCCATCGCTTCCTTATTGGTTACATACCTTGAAATTAGGATATGGTTCATTTCATCAAGGATCAACAGTTCTACACCTTGTTTTTCAATAAGTGCGAATGCTTGGCGTTTAACATCACCTATCCGTGCGCCTGTAAATTGAGGTGCACCCAGTGCCTTAACAATTGTCTGGTAAAACTCTAAAAGAGTAAAGGGATCCGGCAGAATGGCATATAATACTGGTCGTATGTCGATTTCAGTCCCCATATCATCGATAATTGTTTTTCCAGGATTTAATTCTTTATATCTTTTGAAAAGTTGGCTTTTCCCTACACCTGAATCACCGATTACGAACATATGACGTGGTGCCCCATTCCTTTGATCCTCCCGAAGAGAATCCAGCATAGCGTGTATTTGTTTATACCGCGGATGTGCGATATGAATACTCCTTACTCTTTCGAGCAACTTCTCCTTTTGGTTCGGCATATTAATTCACATCCTTCTCTATTTCAAATCGTTCTTGGGCTGCTTTCCTTGCTGCTGCAAATCGATCAGTTATTTTCGGACTATGTTCTACAGGTCTGGAAGCTGGTTTCGGCGGGGTAAGTGCAACTTCCATACCGATGCGTGCTGCTTGCTGTCTAGCTTTTCTACCCTTCCCGTAACGCTCTTGAATGCTTTCGGCTAATTTAGCTTGTGCTTTAACCACTTGTTGTGTACCTGGTACCAACAAACGCTTTCGATCTGATTCTTGACGCATATTCTTTTGCAACATTTTCCATTGAAATCTATTCATACCTGCAAGTACATCTGCCGATGGGCTACTTGCATACATTTCGACATATTCGTTTGTCCCATTTGGCATGATATAAATATGGGAAATATCGTCATCGTCATATTTAACCTTGTGTTTCGTCGACCTTGTATCAATCAAGTGACTGAGTGCTGCCGATTTGTAAAAAACATTATCAATACGAACCCCGTCTTTTGTATAGGATTTCGACATCGAAGGTAATAACTCGATGCTGAAGTCGGACTCCTGCTCTTCTTTCACAAACTCAGGAAATCCTACTTTTTGAAGTCCTTCATAATAGCGAACAATCGGAGTGTTGGAATCAATCGGCAACCCTCGATGGACATCCATATGATAAATATCAGTGATGTAATGAGTCAGTAATTCCCGAACATCTTGCAAAGTTAATTTTGCTTCGGATGACGCATCATATTCACCTAATTCAGTAGGATTGCTTTTACGTGTTCCATCCAGGTGATGAATCAACTCCGAATTGATTGTACCAAAAAGGCGTTCGATCGTTGCTCCAAACCTAGGTGTACTAACTGGACGATACCTTACGTGAGATTTCAAGGTTTCTTTGATTAACTTTTTAACAGCTATGCTACGAAAGTCCGAACCATTATCTAAGTAAAAAATTTTGGGGATCCCGAAAACATCCCACTCATTCATTGTTCCAAAGCGCTCCTTTGTTCTTTTGAAAAAAATACCATGTTGTATTGCTTTTCGAACAACGTTTGCTGAAGGTGGTTCGAACGATAGGTATAAGCACCACACCGTGCGGCTAAATACATCAATCCCAATCGTAATCCATGGTCTTCCTAAGTCGCGACCGGCGTCGTCAATCACATCCAGATCCAACTGAGTATGATCGATTTGCACGATATGAAGAGGGTATTGCGCTTCTTCATTCGAAAAACCTCGATCGGTTTGATCAAACATTTCTGACGCAACATCAGCGCCCTCCCTAAGGCGGATAGTCACACGCTCATTAATGCGCTTCAGTAGCTTCATAATTGTAATTTTTTTAGGCTTATCAAATCCCTTTGCCTCGCATCGAATAGAAATTGAACGATAAGCCGCAGTTTTACTTTGTTTTTTTAGCGTTAAAAATTCTCTCTCAATTACTTCCTTCAAGATAGGAAGATACTTCTCGTCTATACGGACATTTAAGCTGTCTAGCACCCATTCTCGCTTTTTAGGGTGGCAAATATGCAGCTGTTTATTGTCAGTTCGGAATAAATGTCCATCACCCGCTCGACTTACCAATGCCTCTTCTCCATGCAAAGAAAACTCTTGTTCTGCCAATCGAAACTTCGCTAAAAAGCGCTTTATTGTCCGAACAGCTACACCAGCCCTAACTTCACCGTCCTCGTTTGGTCTCGAGTATTTTTCGTGTATCCTCTCGATTAGTTCTTCTTGTTTAAGATCCATCGGCGATTGATTTTCGGAGAGGTACTCCTTATAAAACTGTGTAAACTCATATATTGCACGTATATCGTTTTGCTTCGCACGTTCCAAGACCAAAATTGGTTTAATTAACTCAAAACGAAATGTAACCTTTTCACGTTTTGTTTCATCAAGTGCATCAAGAATGGAGCGATACTTAGTTTCTTGGGACTCTATATCTTTGATCATCAACTTGCCCGGAGAGAATGAAGTGTTAGTCACCAATTCATAAAAATTAATTCGAATTGATTCCCCATCCCCCTCTATCCGTCGGAGACAAACGGTGGGTGGGTCGATTGAAAGAACTGTGTACTTTCGTCCAAAGTACATTAATTCCATATTTAGTTTTAGCTCATTAAACACCAATGGTTAATCTCTCCCATCCGGAATAATTCTGAATCCAGTCGTTTCCATTTGTAATCGTAACCAGATTTGCTTCATTAAGTGGTTCCGCCAAGGTAGTCGAAAATACTCCTGTAGCGATTAGGTGATATATCAATGGAATCACCTGTAATGGATGAACTTTTTGCTGAAAGCTATTGGCTAAAGCACGTATACTAATTTCGCCATGGAAACGCACACGTGATATTAATTCGGTTTTATACTCCGACACGTCCGATCGGATATTTGTAAACCCAAACAAAAATTCAATATTTCTTAGTAATACTTTAGGAATATTCCTTGGATATACTACTTGATATTCCCATCCGTTATGAACCGCATTTTTTTCGCATGCCTGATATCGCGATTGATTACATTCTTTTGGTTTAGCTTCGATATCGTATAGACATGGACTTTTTGTTTGACGAAATACAAGGACATCGGGAACGTAGAATAATTTCGATCGTACATCCAGCCTAGGTACTTCAATTGGACGTACATAATATCGAATGACACTTCTATCTAATTCTAATAAAGCCAAGAAGTAAAACTCGGTCAGAGATTGGTATTCTACGTTCCGGTTCATTTTGTGACTGTGATACTCGCCAATTAAATGATGATGAAAGTGACTTCCCTTATTACTGACTTTTCGC from Paenibacillus sp. FSL H8-0548 encodes the following:
- a CDS encoding IS5/IS1182 family transposase; its protein translation is MPYIRHESLFTLQELYQMEQKDRFREIFSTIEITPILRLVRKTSLYGAPIEVNYRAMVYSLIVRIMERIPTIKDLIKRLQHDILFRLDCGFMLSEPIPSASSYSRLVRKMSQGHALEDMQEQLLKQATVEGFITDDTVAIDATHIEARDQAPAKQEKRKTEPKKRGRKSKVDREAWLEQKQQEEEQKSIFEKEIAAQLDEPFHLLRDQMPLDPKWGVKKNSDGKNIFWYGYKGHLAVGTKSQYILGAMLSSGNLNDGKAAIPLLKGVALQYPNSHFKYAAMDAGYDYEPIYKQVREAKAHAVIAYNRRREPELVGFDEHFAPTCVREHSYRYESYDSKYETLKYVRPKECESCPLAQDSLCQKVYKMKITIDLRKYTAPARGSKLWKEIAKKRSAVERVNAYLKEFFQLNNVRHRTGQKAKAHFNLVTLVYNCTKLVCDRLSRQLQELTA
- a CDS encoding AAA family ATPase; translated protein: MLLSKIPHEYEAVVDPISEILTSFENVEAKIEMEIRLLSRASELKRTLQFNEKVSSDIVKFEEEKEKIKQQLQHCRRVLESTNLFTDQIGGALGTQAKDFLNTSESLIQKYYRYLNPLPSNNVIKFEGENGELNILIPLQNESMFSNVKHTLSSGQLNVLAIAIFLAINESQQLSKLDFVAIDDPIQNMDDVNRFAICDVLGKLSKQLILSTHDMDFVKLFIKKNEHIKSDIQLYILESPQLKSGKIKRMDFVNEA
- the istA gene encoding IS21 family transposase, producing the protein MLKMPQQEYIKFLREAEGLSVSDIARQVGVHWRTAKRYADQSDWNKRLGKRKSSSPVMGPYMEIVDAWLEEDQLLPRKQRHTGVRIFQRLQAEYAFTGGQRTVLSYVQLQKSRMQLERAKTYERLEHPPGEAQVDFTTMQVSRDQQLVTYKLLVVSFPSSNTAFVYPTPAENQECFLEGMKQCFQQMGGVPRRIWFDNLSAAVVHIEKHGERQLTEGFQRFCAHYRIEAVFCNPYSGHEKGHVESKCGYAKRNWAVPIPLYEDHEQLAAYFAEKARQDRERLHYAKGVRIAELWEADRVQLLTLPEETYEPFRLGAAVVNKYGEIRFEGATIPLVGLVSPGSEVLIQTFWDRLTILTTEHERVREVPRPYTGRTAEVPWAQVFANLLRKPRSVSHSQFIRMLPEVVQVYASVADLTSRKERLQALAHWCGVYSIAQIAEVLTTASSEATVTQLTAALGLVQANRDIPAAWSETLSPPGAQATVTLQQYDRLMGVS
- the istB gene encoding IS21-like element helper ATPase IstB, translating into MMKPELADLCKQLRLAHVVDYVTQQQDEQTQAFVEQLLLAEREGRRRARLGKLVQQAGFPHLKTFEGYVREHISFPVGCTLETLLDMRWLTQRENLLLMGAVGTGKTHMATALGVEACRRGYGVQFFRASDLVSLLQEKFAAGTLSRFREKLKKMDLIILDEVGYVPFSQTGSELLFNVIADCYEQQSVIVTSNLEFGQWTSIFGDTKLTSALVDRLVHHAHILSYTGDSFRLKQAMERIPQ
- a CDS encoding AAA family ATPase, producing the protein MNIDTVKIKNFRNYLGEHEFVLNKTITILYGSNGFGKSSFFDAIEWCLTGDISRYDKTFERKSVINHNCDFENAECCVEIVFGGNVLSRSFKIVNREYRRETIKINTNDGNVIRGKENVDVFLKHTYAGATNSDLFGNLIKQSHILSQDQVTDFISKDDPKERFNSLADIMGLKNVLYMYENFKEIQNEVKNSKSKLEDKEQRNFESIQLRSKDLIPIESELLIEIQNVIQQIPDVQTLEKVLPTIEQEKIALKHQINQAKHVLKDVEKKGYLTISGAKENANAQRANIRSVEEHIEKLKQLNSRVKSLHNNLTQKTELMEEATALTVQVKEKNDLLKVFGFSESTQIIDIANAAEPKRDQLSSLVFAIASKAQYQSLLQTTQRAGELTALENKDERLLNKMTRLDGVIASVLVLLNDDEIGVIAKLLNDLSNIQEYVVKHNSDGKCPVCSADHGEHLQTEINHNINKYQMLVSENASAAAKLMDKKNRFEARKHAIEIEMNKSKSEKNELQLLIENAQQQLEVIKSNSLFKVDLFDIKSHEEINKENDLIKNELKQLDDTITIIKEVNQLKNKLITKLNELGTQHVGDLSQDAIVNRRKRLQSVFCK
- a CDS encoding ABC-three component system middle component 1, which translates into the protein MQTYEKVYTTINQTGFTQVEHFQFNQLGVVCYTNNQIHVILQNWDDGMSIESVENECQIIRRLLMEIGANIWNSYYILCSTQDNIEDDLAFFIERSSASLRKYVIRLESDLNRVPFLDDIPVKKMDNPVFLTTRLTETDAIISTLLEEVKRLDGHTTSLNRQSIKDVVELILTNEGKTYEH